The following proteins are encoded in a genomic region of Montipora foliosa isolate CH-2021 chromosome 8, ASM3666993v2, whole genome shotgun sequence:
- the LOC138013429 gene encoding chymotrypsinogen B-like, which produces MFVLLILLVSFLAPSLTQECGRRALGSRIVGGEEARAHSWPWQLSLRIGSSHICGASLLNQNWALTAAHCVYSSSNPSRYTLLLGAHNRGRGEQVNLKRVIKHPQFSMQHLRHDVALLQLARPAQLSSKVGTICLPRHGSRVRRETICYVSGWGRISPSTNQLATNLKQAPAPVAEHSQCRRTNGVSVDENSMVCVGGRGSSVCNGDSGGPLSCLENGRWVIRGVASWVTSRTCPGNTFSVYARVSSYVNWINGHIASCVDSNRNCPNWARMGYCRHSFVNYMKTNCKKSCNVCGGRGGSIALY; this is translated from the exons ATGTTTGTCCTTTTAATCCTGTTGGTCAGTTTTTTGGCGCCGTCGCTCACACAAG AGTGCGGCAGGAGAGCTCTTGGGTCTCGAATCGTTGGAGGCGAGGAAGCCCGAGCTCATTCTTGGCCATGGCAGTTATCCTTGCGTATTGGCTCCAGTCACATCTGCGGAGCGTCTCTTCTAAACCAAAATTGGGCCTTGACAGCCGCCCATTGCGTTTATAGCAGCAGTAACCCGTCGAGATACACATTACTTTTGG GTGCTCACAACAGGGGGAGAGGTGAACAAGTTAATTTAAAAAGAGTCATCAAACATCCTCAATTCAGCATGCAACATTTGCGCCACGATGTTGCTCTGTTGCAGTTGGCGAGACCAGCGCAACTTAGCAGTAAAGTTGGTACTATCTGTCTGCCCAGACACGGATCTCGCGTCCGTAGAGAAACCATCTGTTATGTTTCAG GATGGGGCCGCATCAGCCCATCAACCAATCAGCTTGCTACTAATCTCAAACAAGCCCCCGCTCCAGTGGCAGAACACAGCCAGTGCAGGAGGACAAATGGAGTAAGTGTAGATGAGAACTCAATGGTCTGCGTAGGAGGAAGGGGAAGTAGCGTCTGCAATGGTGACAGCGGTGGACCCCTATCCTGTTTGGAGAATGGAAGGTGGGTCATTCGGGGAGTGGCCTCTTGGGTGACAAGCAGAACTTGTCCTGGAAATACGTTCTCTGTGTACGCTAGAGTCAGCTCTTACGTGAACTGGATCAATGGTCACATCGCAA GTTGTGTAGACAGTAACAGAAATTGCCCTAATTGGGCCAGAATGGGATACTGCCGACACAGTTTTGTGAATTACATGAAGACGAACTGCAAGAAGAGCTGCAACGTGTGCGGTGGCAGAGGCGGCAGTATTGCGCTGTACTGA